In Actinomycetota bacterium, one DNA window encodes the following:
- a CDS encoding thiamine pyrophosphate-dependent enzyme — ERANFEFFLALPDPDRSAVRIDVKGSQLFRPLFEFSGACAGCGETPYLKLLTQVVGDRLLVANATGCSSIYGGNLPTTPWTADAAGRGPAWANSLFEDNAEFGLGIRLAADRQAARARQLVERLAPAVGEDLARAILAADQHGEAEVAAQRQRVAELRRRLAGVDGAAARELEGLAGELVRRSVWIVGGDGWAYDIGSAGVDAVLASGQDVNLLVLDTEVYSNTGGQASKATPRGAVAKFAARGKQTTKKDLGMLAMAYGNVYVAHVAVGASDMQTVKALLEAEAWPGPSLVIAYSTCIAHGFDMTGSMSHMREAVRSGHWPLYRYHPEAERPFHLDSKPPTVPLREFAGSEARFAMLARTAPEEFERLMDLAEADARERWRYYEQLAGLSRTAPHLPPRPVTPAGTGPTTEEAP, encoded by the coding sequence TCTCCGGCGCCTGCGCCGGCTGCGGCGAGACGCCGTACCTGAAGCTCCTCACCCAGGTCGTGGGCGACCGGCTGCTCGTGGCCAACGCCACCGGCTGCTCGTCGATCTACGGCGGCAACCTGCCGACCACCCCGTGGACGGCCGACGCCGCCGGGCGGGGACCGGCCTGGGCCAACTCGCTGTTCGAGGACAACGCCGAGTTCGGCCTCGGCATCCGCTTGGCCGCCGACCGGCAGGCGGCCCGGGCCCGCCAGCTGGTCGAGCGGCTGGCGCCGGCGGTGGGGGAGGACCTCGCCCGGGCCATCCTGGCCGCCGACCAGCACGGCGAGGCCGAGGTCGCCGCCCAGCGCCAGCGGGTGGCCGAGCTGCGCCGCCGGCTCGCCGGCGTGGACGGGGCGGCGGCGCGCGAGCTCGAGGGCCTGGCCGGGGAGCTCGTCCGGCGCAGCGTCTGGATCGTCGGCGGGGACGGCTGGGCCTACGACATCGGCTCGGCCGGGGTGGACGCGGTCCTGGCCTCCGGCCAGGACGTGAACCTGCTGGTGCTGGACACCGAGGTCTACTCCAACACCGGAGGGCAGGCGTCCAAGGCTACACCGCGGGGCGCGGTGGCCAAGTTCGCCGCCCGCGGCAAGCAGACCACCAAGAAGGACCTGGGCATGCTGGCCATGGCCTACGGCAACGTCTATGTGGCCCACGTGGCCGTCGGGGCCAGCGACATGCAGACCGTCAAGGCCCTGCTGGAGGCCGAGGCCTGGCCCGGCCCGTCGCTGGTGATCGCCTATTCGACCTGCATCGCCCACGGGTTCGACATGACCGGGTCGATGAGCCACATGCGCGAGGCCGTGCGGTCGGGCCACTGGCCGCTGTACCGCTACCACCCTGAGGCGGAGCGCCCGTTCCATCTCGACTCCAAGCCGCCGACGGTGCCGCTGCGGGAGTTCGCGGGCAGCGAGGCCCGCTTCGCCATGCTGGCCCGCACCGCCCCCGAGGAGTTCGAGCGGCTGATGGACCTGGCCGAGGCGGACGCCCGCGAGCGCTGGCGCTACTACGAGCAGCTCGCCGGCCTGTCCCGCACCGCCCCCCATCTGCCCCCGCGGCCGGTCACCCCAGCCGGCACCGGGCCGACCACTGAGGAGGCGCCGTGA